A part of Desulfomicrobium baculatum DSM 4028 genomic DNA contains:
- a CDS encoding DUF2868 domain-containing protein, with translation MLVRLLVMKHGMRLGDYLDLEWFLEKDRILAPGEILDRDRKIGLAAKAEAVPLKLHAAYWLEHRRRADAGGLPSRSLRSVLVVLRLVFGFGGLLAGISLVRALLLYSGVQPVNVSVFLLLAVFPQAGLSLLAAGLLALRRLRRNEFHIPLHFVFDFIWRRPGKLSPQAGFIRALFLQRGWPARMLGWESLRIMHLGGVCVAFGSASGLALSVAVTDLAFGWQSTLQVGAQGMHSLVSTLSAPWSWLPATWGLVPTLVQIEGSRIILKDGIEALASADLIAWWPFLCMCLMVYALLPRFLLLVSAHWMLRRAEQRFVHPDLGRILDRMQAPLLGSARAGETPSAPLPLGVKPAAGAEQSGLQPQGNVGCVLVLPPELVGRIGDDLLFDLTRRVCGYPAGRIISATLDPDDVRQVLEDCAGLDWAGGFERFVVLVEAWQPPIRENLQALTLLGQADGRRLILVFCGRPSGGNWLTAPDDAEREVWTDAIARLAPLRVDIFGATT, from the coding sequence GTGCTGGTAAGGCTGCTGGTCATGAAACACGGCATGCGGCTTGGCGACTATCTCGACCTTGAATGGTTCCTGGAAAAGGACAGGATTCTGGCTCCCGGAGAAATCCTGGACCGGGATCGAAAAATCGGCCTGGCGGCCAAAGCCGAGGCCGTGCCTTTGAAGCTGCACGCCGCATACTGGCTGGAACATCGCCGGCGCGCGGACGCCGGGGGGCTGCCTTCGCGTTCGCTACGCTCGGTCCTGGTCGTACTGCGCCTTGTGTTCGGGTTTGGCGGCCTGCTGGCGGGCATATCCCTGGTGCGTGCGCTGCTCCTGTATTCGGGCGTTCAGCCGGTCAATGTCTCCGTTTTTCTGCTGCTGGCGGTCTTTCCCCAGGCCGGGCTCAGCCTCCTTGCCGCAGGGCTCCTGGCATTGAGAAGGCTGCGCCGGAACGAATTTCACATTCCGCTTCACTTCGTGTTCGATTTTATTTGGCGCAGACCAGGCAAACTTTCGCCCCAGGCCGGATTTATCCGCGCTCTTTTTCTGCAGCGGGGCTGGCCGGCGCGGATGCTGGGTTGGGAGAGCCTGCGAATCATGCATCTGGGCGGCGTTTGCGTGGCTTTCGGCTCTGCGTCGGGGCTTGCGCTCAGTGTCGCGGTCACGGATCTGGCATTCGGCTGGCAGTCGACCCTGCAGGTCGGGGCGCAGGGCATGCATAGCCTCGTCTCGACTCTGTCCGCGCCGTGGTCCTGGCTGCCTGCGACGTGGGGGTTGGTGCCGACCCTGGTCCAGATCGAGGGCAGCCGCATCATCTTGAAGGATGGCATCGAGGCCCTGGCCAGCGCGGACCTTATCGCCTGGTGGCCATTTTTGTGCATGTGTCTGATGGTTTACGCCCTGCTGCCCAGATTTCTCTTGCTGGTGTCGGCCCACTGGATGCTGCGTCGCGCGGAGCAGCGGTTTGTCCATCCTGACCTTGGGCGCATCCTTGATCGCATGCAGGCGCCGCTGCTCGGCTCGGCCAGGGCAGGAGAGACCCCGTCCGCGCCCTTGCCCCTTGGCGTCAAGCCGGCCGCGGGCGCGGAGCAATCCGGCCTGCAGCCCCAGGGCAATGTCGGCTGCGTGCTGGTTTTGCCGCCGGAGCTTGTGGGCCGGATCGGAGATGATCTTCTCTTTGACCTGACCCGGCGGGTCTGTGGGTATCCCGCTGGGCGCATCATTTCCGCTACCCTTGATCCGGATGATGTCCGGCAGGTGCTGGAAGACTGCGCCGGGCTGGACTGGGCCGGCGGGTTTGAGCGTTTCGTGGTGCTTGTCGAGGCCTGGCAGCCGCCCATCCGGGAGAACCTGCAGGCCCTCACGCTGCTTGGGCAGGCGGACGGGCGGCGCCTGATTCTTGTTTTTTGCGGCCGCCCGTCCGGCGGAAACTGGCTGACCGCCCCCGATGACGCCGAGCGGGAGGTCTGGACCGATGCCATCGCGCGTCTGGCACCGCTGCGCGTCGATATTTTTGGAGCAACCACATGA